The Acidianus infernus genome window below encodes:
- a CDS encoding glycosyltransferase translates to MRFDIEIYLITSTLVSAFTFIYITSIFLFSSLKKGKISLPLEVSENVTAVIPVYNEDVKLFRKVIQSVKREKIPFIVVGDGVTEPYKSIVEGEGGIFISIKKGGKRKAIKEGIKLVNTPYVLLLDSDTILPQGGIKRLISRLQGKVVAVSPEIRLIRGKSKLAYYSSEVVHFLRRISYKALSIFGSVLTLNGQCILAKTEVIKPFILSKEYDGVKLFRFSTILGDDRQLTNYVYKLGFKAEIVDDVIVKTKAPDSISAFFKQLIRWYRANNFFMIKEFFDGSIFKKGIFYSFSLVYWNSLPILIIISNLTFMEITLRHILSHPKLLDKILEDPIHAFYFIIVRRIENFMHLFYVDPSFIYRHIDPFYFEIFMLHNIFAELSSIASSIMLLVIFAHFRKNIKGFIMGLAAFPLMFFAELIAMFTMWKKKWEGRQ, encoded by the coding sequence ATGAGATTCGATATCGAAATTTATTTAATTACTTCTACATTGGTTTCAGCATTTACCTTTATTTACATTACTTCTATATTCTTGTTTTCTTCGCTAAAAAAAGGTAAAATCTCTCTCCCTCTAGAAGTTTCCGAGAACGTTACCGCAGTTATTCCCGTCTACAATGAGGATGTTAAACTGTTCAGAAAGGTTATACAATCCGTGAAGAGGGAGAAAATTCCATTCATAGTTGTAGGGGATGGTGTTACTGAACCTTACAAATCTATAGTTGAAGGTGAAGGTGGAATATTTATAAGTATAAAGAAGGGAGGTAAAAGGAAGGCAATAAAAGAAGGAATTAAACTTGTGAATACTCCATACGTGCTACTCTTGGACAGCGATACTATTTTACCTCAAGGAGGAATTAAAAGACTAATTTCCAGACTTCAAGGTAAAGTTGTTGCAGTCTCTCCAGAAATTAGATTAATTAGAGGAAAGAGTAAGTTAGCTTACTATTCCTCCGAAGTTGTCCACTTTTTGAGGAGAATAAGTTATAAAGCCTTATCAATTTTTGGAAGTGTTTTGACACTTAATGGGCAATGTATATTAGCAAAAACCGAGGTAATTAAACCTTTCATCTTATCTAAGGAGTATGATGGAGTGAAATTATTCCGCTTTTCCACAATTCTTGGAGACGATAGGCAACTAACTAACTACGTGTATAAACTGGGTTTTAAAGCAGAAATAGTTGATGATGTAATAGTAAAAACTAAGGCTCCTGACAGCATCTCAGCTTTCTTTAAGCAATTGATAAGGTGGTATAGGGCTAACAATTTCTTTATGATTAAGGAATTTTTTGACGGTTCAATTTTTAAGAAAGGCATTTTTTACAGTTTTAGCCTAGTATACTGGAATAGTTTGCCTATCCTTATTATTATTTCTAACTTAACTTTCATGGAAATTACGCTTAGACATATACTATCCCATCCGAAATTGCTAGACAAAATATTGGAAGATCCAATACACGCATTCTACTTTATCATAGTAAGGAGAATAGAAAATTTCATGCACTTATTTTATGTTGATCCTTCATTTATATATAGGCATATAGACCCCTTCTATTTTGAAATATTTATGCTACATAACATATTTGCTGAATTGTCCTCCATTGCCAGTAGTATAATGCTCCTAGTAATTTTTGCACACTTTAGGAAAAACATCAAGGGTTTTATCATGGGTTTAGCAGCTTTTCCACTAATGTTCTTTGCTGAACTAATAGCGATGTTTACTATGTGGAAGAAAAAGTG